A window of Phyllobacterium sp. T1293 contains these coding sequences:
- a CDS encoding GNAT family N-acetyltransferase translates to MDQSSVVTISPVTPENIISFHQALDMVSRERRYLTFLEAPPLDRFREFVTTMIADGNPQYVALADQRVVGWCDIRRHFHAAHAHRGTLGMGIIASYRGQGLGIRLIDAAMKQARKAGFVRIELGVHADNERAIALYEKVGFIREGVARDAVFIDGRYVDTVNMAVVYR, encoded by the coding sequence ATGGACCAGTCATCCGTCGTAACGATATCACCTGTCACACCAGAGAATATCATCAGCTTTCACCAGGCGCTTGATATGGTGTCTCGTGAGCGGCGATATCTGACTTTTCTTGAAGCTCCTCCATTGGATCGCTTCCGTGAATTCGTGACAACCATGATCGCGGACGGAAATCCTCAATATGTTGCACTGGCAGACCAAAGGGTCGTCGGCTGGTGTGATATTCGCCGGCATTTTCATGCCGCGCATGCACACCGGGGAACTCTCGGCATGGGAATCATTGCGTCATATCGCGGGCAGGGCCTTGGCATCCGGCTGATTGATGCAGCCATGAAGCAAGCAAGAAAGGCGGGTTTCGTTAGAATTGAACTCGGTGTGCATGCTGACAATGAACGGGCCATCGCTCTTTATGAAAAGGTTGGTTTCATAAGGGAAGGGGTTGCGCGCGACGCAGTGTTTATTGATGGCAGATATGTGGATACCGTCAACATGGCCGTCGTTTATCGATAA